A genomic segment from Aegilops tauschii subsp. strangulata cultivar AL8/78 chromosome 1, Aet v6.0, whole genome shotgun sequence encodes:
- the LOC109743316 gene encoding glycerol-3-phosphate acyltransferase 5 — MVTMPSSVVAELEGTLLRDACTFPYFMLVAFEASGLPRFAALLALWPALRLLELLLGRSGLALRCAAFVATAGVPRAELEAVARAVLPKFMADDVDPAAWAAFGACEGRRVVVTRMPRVMVEWFAREHLGAHDVVGCDLEYSRLRRCTGFLKGGGDEAVTDRVRVLFRDGDRPDLGLGRSEMARSFLPFCKEQLQPPLSVDDDDDDVARRPKCPPFRPVIFHDGRLVRRPTALMSIAILLWIPLGVLLAVVRITLGLVLPIQALPYVAPFVGGAVITRGRPPAPTTGINGSPTGVLFVCTHRTLMDPVALAFVLGRRVAAVTYSLSRLSEILSPIPTVRLTRDRDTDAARMRAELARGDVAVCPEGTTCREPFLLRFSALFAELSDRIVPVATNYRVGLFHPTTARGWKAMDPIFFFMNPRPVYEVTFLNQLPAEATCAAGRSPVDVANYVQRILAATLGFECTTFTRKDKYRVLAGNDGIVGAKPAATAAAAATKPGWQRRVKEVLGFLRFTKID, encoded by the exons ATGGTGACCATGCCGTCGTCGGTGGTGGCGGAGCTGGAGGGCACGCTGCTGCGCGACGCCTGCACCTTCCCCTACTTCATGCTCGTGGCGTTCGAGGCGTCCGGGCTGCCGCGCTTCGCCGCGCTGCTGGCGCTCTGGCCGGCGCTGCGCCTGCTGGAGCTGCTGCTGGGCCGGAGCGGCCTGGCGCTGCGCTGCGCCGCGTTCGTGGCCACGGCCGGGGTGCCGCGGGCGGAGCTGGAGGCCGTGGCGCGCGCCGTGCTGCCCAAGTTCATGGCTGACGACGTCGACCCCGCCGCGTGGGCGGCCTTCGGGGCCTGCGAGGGGCGGCGCGTCGTCGTCACCCGCATGCCCCGCGTCATGGTGGAGTGGTTCGCCAGGGAGCACCTCGGCGCGCACGACGTCGTCGGCTGCGACCTCGAGTACAGCCGGCTCAGGCGATGCACCGGGTTCCTCaagggcggcggcgacgaggccGTCACCGACCGCGTGCGTGTCCTGTTCCGAGACGGTGACCGGCCGGACCTCGGTCTGGGCCGGTCGGAAATGGCACGATCGTTCTTGCCCTTCTGCAAG GAGCAGCTCCAGCCGCCGTTGTCCgtggacgacgacgacgacgacgtggCGAGGCGACCGAAGTGCCCTCCGTTTCGGCCGGTCATCTTCCACGACGGTCGGCTGGTGCGCCGGCCGACGGCTCTCATGTCCATCGCCATCCTCCTCTGGATCCCCCTCGGCgtcctcctcgccgtcgtccgcATCACCCTCGGCCTCGTCCTCCCCATCCAGGCCCTCCCCTACGTCGCCCCCTTCGTCGGCGGCGCCGTCATCACGCGCGGCCGACCCCCCGCCCCGACGACCGGCATCAACGGCTCGCCCACGGGCGTCCTCTTCGTCTGCACGCACCGCACGCTCATGGACCCGGTGGCGCTCGCGTTCGTGCTCGGCCGGCGCGTGGCCGCCGTGACCTACTCCCTCTCCCGGCTCTCGGAGATCCTGTCGCCGATCCCGACGGTGCGGCTGACGCGCGACCGCGACACGGACGCGGCGCGGATGCGGGCGGAGCTGGCGCGGGGCGACGTGGCGGTGTGCCCCGAGGGCACGACGTGCCGGGAGCCCTTCCTGCTCCGGTTCTCGGCGCTGTTCGCGGAGCTGAGCGACCGGATCGTGCCGGTGGCGACGAACTACCGCGTGGGCCTCTTCCACCCGACGACGGCGCGGGGGTGGAAGGCCATGGAccccatcttcttcttcatgaaCCCGAGGCCGGTGTACGAGGTGACGTTCCTGAACCAGCTCCCCGCCGAGGCGACGTGCGCCGCCGGGAGGAGCCCCGTCGACGTCGCCAACTACGTGCAGAGGATACTCGCGGCCACGCTGGGGTTCGAGTGCACCACCTTCACCCGCAAGGACAAGTACCGGGTGCTCGCCGGCAACGACGGCATCGTCGGCGCCAAGCCCgccgcgacggcggcggcggcggcgactaagCCAGGATGGCAGCGCCGGGTCAAGGAGGTGCTCGGGTTCTTGCGCTTCACTAAGATCGATTAA
- the LOC109743304 gene encoding probable protein S-acyltransferase 16 translates to MGRPGYLTLPIFAVLAAIGYVYYTTVFVAVAGWLGLSTAAGVANAAAFTALAAACLATYYAAVSRDPGRVPPAFLPDVEGAETPVHEVKRKGGDLRYCQKCGHYKPPRAHHCRVCKRCVLKMDHHCIWINNCVGHENYKIFLVFVLYAVIASFYSMILIVGSVIHSAPKDEQLSSDSSRTLIIICGIILCPLTLALSVLLGWHIHLILQNKTTIEYHEGVRAMWLAEKGGDLYHHPYDLGVYENLISVLGRSIFCWLCPVSVNTGNGLRFRASYDILPSTPPCDLQKIALHSH, encoded by the exons ATGGGGAGGCCGGGGTACCTGACGCTGCCCATCTTCGCGGTGCTCGCCGCGATCGGCTACGTCTACTACACCACGGTcttcgtcgccgtcgccggcTGGCTCGGCCTCTCCACGGCCGCCGGGGTCGCCAACGCCGCCGCCTTCACGgccctcgccgccgcctgcctcgccacCTACTACGCCGCCGTCTCCCGGGACCCCGGCCGGGTGCCGCCCGCCTTCCTGCCCGACGTCGAGGGCGCCGAGACCCCCGTCCACGAGGTCAAGCGCAAG GGTGGTGATTTGAGATACTGCCAGAAATGTGGCCACTATAAGCCCCCACGCGCACACCATTGCCGTGTGTGCAAGAGATGTGTTCTGAAAATG GACCATCACTGTATTTGGATTAATAACTGTGTTGGGCACGAAAACTACAAGATATTCTTGGTCTTTGTATTGTATGCTGTAATTGCAAGCTTCTATTCAATG ATTCTAATTGTGGGGAGCGTCATTCACAGTGCTCCGAAAGATGAACAGTTAAGCAGTGATTCTTCTAGAACATTGATT ATTATTTGTGGGATCATTCTTTGTCCATTAACTCTGGCGCTGTCGGTGCTCTTGGGCTGGCATATCCACCTCATATTACAGAATAAAACTACAATTGAG TACCATGAAGGAGTTAGAGCAATGTGGTTGGCAGAAAAGGGTGGAGACCTTTATCATCATCCATATGACCTTGGTGTCTATGAGAATCTTATTTCG GTGCTTGGGCGTAGCATATTCTGCTGGCTCTGCCCAGTATCAGTCAATACAGGCAATGGCCTACGGTTCCGTGCATCATATGATATTTTACCATCTACACCGCCATGTGATTTACAAAAGATAGCATTACATTCACATTGA
- the LOC109743305 gene encoding peptidyl-prolyl cis-trans isomerase FKBP20-1, whose protein sequence is MAETIDLTGDGGVLKTVIRKAKDDAISPSDSLPLVDVHYEGTLAENGEVFDTTHEDNSIFSFEVGQGAVIKAWDIALRTMKVGEIAKITCRPEYAYGSPGSPPEIPANATLIFEVELVACKPRKGSSLGSVSDEKARLEELKKQRELAAATKEEEKKKREEAKAAAAARVQAKLDAKKGKGKGKGK, encoded by the exons ATGGCAGAAACCATTGATCTAACAGGGGATGGAGGCGTTCTTAAGACGGTGATCAGAAAAGCAAAGGATGATGCTATAAGCCCATCCGATAGCCTTCCATTGGTTGATG TTCATTATGAAGGGACACTTGCTGAAAATGGCGAAGTTTTTGACACCACACATGAAGACAATTCTATTTTTTCATTTGAAGTTGGCCAGGGAGCTGTCATTAAAGCATGGGATATAGCCTTAAGAACTATGAAA GTTGGCGAGATTGCAAAAATAACATGCAGGCCGGAATATGCGTAtggaagtccaggctcgccgccAGAGATACCAGCGAA TGCAACACTCATTTTTGAGGTGGAATTAGTTGCTTGCAAGCCAAGGAAAGGTTCAAGTCTGGGCAGTGTATCTGATGAGAAAGCCAGGCTAGA GGAGCTTAAGAAACAGCGGGAGCTGGCTGCTGCCACCaaagaggaagagaagaagaagagggaggaGGCAAAGGCCGCGGCAGCGGCTCGTGTGCAAGCCAAACTTGACgccaagaagggcaagggaaaagGAAAGGGCAAATAG